From Hemitrygon akajei chromosome 19, sHemAka1.3, whole genome shotgun sequence, the proteins below share one genomic window:
- the LOC140741687 gene encoding LOW QUALITY PROTEIN: G-protein coupled receptor 22-like (The sequence of the model RefSeq protein was modified relative to this genomic sequence to represent the inferred CDS: deleted 1 base in 1 codon), which translates to MDTAMELDNFQTVPEAMDKSSVKQGWYVSYPVSFQVSLTSFLTLEIVLAFGSNLTVLVLYCVQSGLVDSVSNVVTMNLHVLDLIICLVCVPLTVTVVLTPLDGDVALLCCFHEACVTFASVATAVNVLVISLDRYDISVRPANRLLTPGRAVLLLAAVWLLSLLVFFTPFVEAEFFRAPLQSPAWQNRSLLCIGTGEYRRRPAVYGHLFLQIPCFCLAAAGMLAAYSRILKALDIRVGNHFGRGQKHKSRRRRRRKRKGTGAGAASLGTQYESRRPAPAAGGHPPPLGVHASVSVIIALRRAVRRHRDRRQRQRRVFRMSLITVCTFLLCWAPVSVVNVLLLSLGPSDRLIRLRLCGLALAYATTVFHPLLYAFARHKFRQVLKSKVKKRVVSVLQVDPAPSATVIHNSWVETGKAQQAGAAGARSQPLAHVQA; encoded by the exons ATGGACACAGCCATGGAATTGGATAATTTCCAGACAGTGCCCGAGGCCATGGACAAGTCATCCGTAAAGCAGGGCTGGTATGTCTCCTACCCAGTCAGCTTCCAGGTGTCGCTGACCAGCTTTCTGACGCTGGAGATTGTGCTGGCATTCGGCAGCAACCTGACGGTGCTGGTCCTGTACTGTGTGCAGAGCGGCTTGGTAGACTCGGTCAGTAATGTGGTGACCATGAACCTGCATGTGCTGGACCTCATCATCTGCCTGGTGTGTGTCCCCCTGACCGTCACCGTGGTGCTGACCCCGCTCGACGGTGATGTGGCACTCCTATGTTGTTTCCACGAGGCATGTGTCACCTTTGCCAGCGTGGCCACTGCCGTCAACGTGCTGGTGATCAGCCTGGACAGGTACGACATCTCGGTGCGGCCAGCCAACAGGCTGCTGACGCCCGGCCGGGCGGTGCTTCTGCTGGCCGCCGTCTGGCTCCTCTCGCTGCTGGTCTTTTTCACGCCCTTTGTCGAGGCCGAGTTCTTCAGGGCTCCGCTGCAGAGCCCCGCCTGGCAGAACCGGAGCCTGCTGTGCATCGGCACCGGAGAGTACCGGCGCCGGCCTGCCGTCTACGGCCATCTCTTCCTGCAGATCCCCTGCTTCTGCTTGGCTGCTGCGGGCATGCTGGCTGCCTACTCCCGCATTCTAAAGGCACTCGACATCCGCGTCGGCAACCACTTCGGCCGCGGGCAGAAGCACAAGAGTAGGAGGCGGCGGCGGCGAAAGAGGAAGGGCACGGGGGCAGGGGCGGCCTCGCTCGGCACTCAGTACGAGAGCAGGAGGCCGGCCCCTGCCGCGGGagga cacccccccccactgGGCGTCCACGCCTCAGTGTCAGTGATCATCGCACTGCGGCGGGCAGTCAGGCGGCACCGCGACCGACGGCAGAGGCAGAGGCGGGTGTTCCGGATGTCACTCATCACCGTCTGCACCTTCCTGCTGTGCTGGGCTCCTGTCTCCGTGGTGAACGTGCTGCTGCTGAGTCTGGGGCCCAGTGACCGGCTGATCCGTCTGCGCCTCTGCGGCCTAGCGCTCGCCTACGCCACCACTGTCTTCCACCCACTGCTGTATGCCTTTGCCCGACACAAGTTCCGTCAGGTCCTCAAGAGCAAGGTGAAGAAGCGGGTAGTGTCCGTGCTGCAAGTTGATCCTGCGCCCAGTGCCACCGTCATCCACAAttcctgggtggagactggcaAGGCTCAGCAGGCGGGGGCAGCTGGGGCTCGCTCCCAGCCCCTGGCCCACGTCCAggcctga